In Papaver somniferum cultivar HN1 chromosome 1, ASM357369v1, whole genome shotgun sequence, a genomic segment contains:
- the LOC113302037 gene encoding probable L-type lectin-domain containing receptor kinase S.7 — MSSSSRSLRSLFFLSFTFLGFSLFSSTVAENISFNFSSFSLQNLTLLGDSYLRNGFLGLTQELGVPSSSSGSVLFNSPINFFDPKSEISASFSTRFSFLITNINPGSFGDGITFFISTDNLTLGSPGRYLGLVNSSQLLTPNKFIAIEFDTRLDSIFNDPTDNHIGLDIDSLISIRTQDVVSKGFDLKSGNLITVWVDYKNDQKIMNVWMSYKSFKPEKPILVVEIDLSVYFKEFMFVGFSASTEGSTEIHMIKDWNFETSGFYPVRRPKSSIPHNVSDHTIPVIPITPTVLNSSSKNNRKKLGLGLAIAGLGLFCIGLVVFGFIFVKKFKEKRPDKSLKLELFKSPRQFRYRELKHATKGFHPSRIVGHGAFGTVYKAVFPESGMTFAVKRTKQTHEGKSEFLAELSIIACLRHKNLVQLQGWCTDKGELLLVYEFMSNGSLDSVLYQDTKDEILLNWARRYNIAVGIASVLTYLHRECEQQVIHRDIKTSNVMLDQNFSARLGDFGLARLTEHDKSPVSTLTAGTMGYLAPEYLQYGKATEKTDVFSFGVVLLEVACGRRPIERQGNDKHPVNLVDWVWSLHSIGQIIEAADKRLNGEFNEEQMKKLLLVGLSCANPSSIERPTMRRVLQILNDEAEVIKIPKVKPSLSFCSILPLSLDDIVSDDECDEATSSLPSSVGQVASECNGSEKASPLIEISIA; from the coding sequence ATGAGTTCATCTTCAAGAAGTCTTCGTTCTCTATTCTTTCTGTCCTTCACTTTCTTGGGGTTTTCACTCTTTTcatcaacagtagcagagaatatAAGTTTCAATTTCTCTTCGTTCTCTTTACAAAACCTTACTCTTCTTGGTGATTCCTATCTCAGGAATGGATTTCTTGGATTAACTCAAGAACTTGGTGTTCCTTCTTCAAGTTCTGGTTCTGTTCTATTCAATTCCCCAATTAATTTCTTCGATCCAAAATCAGAAATTTCAGCTTCATTTTCTACTAGATTTTCTTTCTTGATTACAAATATAAATCCGGGTTCTTTCGGTGATGGAATTACTTTCTTTATCTCAACTGATAATCTTACTCTTGGTAGTCCTGGTAGATATTTGGGTCTTGTTAATTCATCTCAATTATTAACCCCAAATAAATTTATCGCCATCGAATTCGATACTCGTTTAGattcaatattcaatgatcctaCCGATAACCATATTGGATTAGATATCGATAGTTTGATTTCGATAAGAACACAAGATGTTGTTTCAAAAGGGTTTGATTTGAAAAGTGGGAATTTGATTACAGTCTGGGTTGATTACAAGAATGATCAAAAGATTATGAATGTTTGGATGAGTTACAAAAGTTTCAAGCCGGAAAAACCAATACTGGTGGTGGAAATCGATCTTTCTGTTTATTTCAAGGAGTTTATGTTTGTAGGGTTTTCAGCATCTACAGAAGGTAGTACAGAAATTCATATGATTAAAGATTGGAATTTTGAGACTTCTGGATTCTATCCTGTGAGGAGGCCAAAATCATCCATTCCTCATAATGTGTCTGATCACACCATTCCGGTAATACCCATAACTCCTACTGTTTTGAATTCTAGTAGTAAAAACAATCGAAAGAAACTCGGATTAGGTCTTGCAATTGCTGGTCTAGGCTTGTTTTGCATAGGACTAGTTGTATTTGGTTTTATCTTTGTTAAGAAATTTAAAGAGAAGAGACCAGATAAGAGTTTGAAGCTGGAACTTTTCAAAAGTCCCAGACAATTTCGTTACCGCGAACTTAAGCATGCTACTAAAGGGTTTCATCCTAGTCGAATCGTTGGTCATGGAGCATTTGGAACTGTTTACAAAGCAGTTTTTCCTGAATCAGGAATGACTTTTGCAGTGAAAAGAACGAAACAGACCCATGAAGGAAAATCTGAGTTCCTTGCAGAACTTTCCATTATAGCTTGTCTGAGACATAAGAATCTGGTTCAGCTTCAAGGATGGTGTACTGATAAGGGTGAATTACTTCTTGTTTATGAGTTTATGTCAAATGGTAGTCTTGATAGCGTTCTTTACCAAGACACCAAAGATGAGATTTTGCTGAATTGGGCTCGCCGATATAATATTGCTGTGGGGATAGCTTCTGTGTTGACGTATCTACACCGGGAATGTGAGCAGCAAGTGATCCACAGAGACATTAAGACTAGTAATGTAATGCTAGATCAGAACTTCAGTGCTAGGTTGGGAGATTTCGGTTTAGCTCGACTTACGGAACACGATAAAAGCCCAGTATCAACTCTTACAGCTGGAACAATGGGGTATTTAGCTCCTGAGTATCTTCAGTATGGCAAGGCAACCGAGAAAACAGATGTTTTCAGCTTTGGTGTGGTGTTACTTGAAGTGGCTTGTGGGAGAAGGCCTATTGAGAGACAAGGAAATGACAAGCATCCAGTTAATTTGGTGGATTGGGTATGGAGTTTACATTCCATAGGACAAATCATTGAGGCAGCAGATAAAAGATTAAATGGAGAGTTTAATGAAGAGCAGATGAAGAAATTGTTGCTTGTTGGTCTGAGCTGCGCAAACCCTTCAAGTATTGAGAGACCTACAATGAGAAGAGTACTTCAAATCCTAAATGATGAAGCTGAGGTTATAAAAATACCTAAGGTGAAACCGAGTTTATCATTCTGCTCTATCTTGCCTTTAAGCCTTGATGACATTGTTTCTGACGATGAGTGTGATGAAGCTACTTCCAGCCTGCCTTCAAGTGTCGGCCAAGTTGCATCTGAATGCAATGGGAGTGAGAAAGCAAGCCCTTTGATTGAAATCAGTATCGCATAA
- the LOC113302021 gene encoding uncharacterized protein LOC113302021 has protein sequence MEGTISRYYSSSFFSSTLNLSRYEKTNFQFNSNSTLMVDICSLRASISFSERDKASTFRTSKFTKRSNSGNPRQKEAPNLVKSKPILNSEISPHRAVSAVRLMRIEFGGAFADLLNEKGKGSGANEMGYVERTLGFRTRKLEDRDLRLVTDIVGGAIRWRRYLDHLIVSLCDDERTFRNMEPLLLQILRIGFYEIVKLEMPPYAVVDENVRLAKTALRPGAGNLVNGILRKLVLLKENDTLPLPKLEGDDRSRARALATLHSHPVWMVRRWVKHLGQDEAVKLMMWNNSAPSFSIRANSAKGFTRADLVKRLEELEVPHELSQHLDDFVRITTGMQIVLQAGLLKEGLCSVQDESAGMVVSIMDPQPGENVVDCCAAPGGKSLFMASRLSGKGMVSAIDTNEGRLRILKETAKLLEVADVITTVHSDLRIFAEKNTVMFDKVLLDAPCSGLGVLSKRADLRWNRRSEDMEQLKNLQDELLNSASTLTKLGGILVYSTCSIDPEENEE, from the exons ATGGAAGGAACTATTTCCCgctattattcttcttctttcttctcatcaACCTTGAATTTATCTCGTTATGAGAAAACCAATTTTCAGTTCAACTCCAATTCTACTTTGATGGTTGACATTTGTTCTCTTCGAGCATCCATTAGTTTttcagaaagagataaagcttcAACCTTCAGAACTTCGAAGTTCACCAAAAGATCAAATTCAGGAAACCCACGTCAAAAAGAAGCTCCAAATCTTGTTAAAAGTAAACCCATACTGAATTCGGAGATATCTCCTCACCGAGCCG TGTCTGCAGTAAGATTGATGCGGATAGAATTCGGTGGTGCTTTTGCTGATCTTCTTAACGAGAAAGGAAAAGGTTCTGGGGCTAATGAGATGGGATATGTTGAAAGAACATTAGGGTTTCGTACTCGAAAATTGGAGGATAGAGATCTCAGACTA GTGACTGACATTGTTGGTGGTGCCATTCGGTGGAGACGGTACCTTGATCATCTTATAGTGTCATTATGTGACGATGAACGAACGTTTAGAAATATGGAACCTCTTCTCTTGCAG ATTCTCCGAATTGGTTTCTATGAGATTGTCAAACTGGAAATGCCACCATATGCTGTCGTAGATGAG AATGTCAGGCTTGCAAAAACTGCTCTTAGGCCTGGTGCAGGCAATTTGGTGAATGGGATACTGCGGAAGTTGGTATTGCTTAAG GAGAATGACACCCTTCCTTTACCCAAATTGGAGGGTGATGATCGCTCGCGAGCACGTGCACTTGccacacttcattcccatccagtT TGGATGGTTAGGCGATGGGTTAAACATCTTGGGCAAGATGAAGCTGTGAAACTGATGATGTGGAATAACAGCGCTCCAAGTTTCAGCATCAG GGCAAACTCTGCGAAAGGTTTTACAAGAGCTGACCTTGTGAAGCGACTCGAAGAGCTTgag GTTCCTCATGAGCTTTCTCAGCATTTGGACGATTTTGTTCGTATTACAACTGGGATGCAG ATTGTCCTCCAAGCTGGATTACTGAAAGAAGGTCTATGCTCAGTTCAAGATGAGAGTgcag GTATGGTGGTTTCTATTATGGACCCGCAACCAGGGGAGAATGTTGTTGACTGTTGTGCTGCACCTGGAGGGAAGAGCCTTTTCATGGCATCACGTCTGAGTGGTAAAG GTATGGTATCTGCAATTGACACAAATGAAGGTCGATTGAGAATTCTTAAAGAGACTGCCAAGTTGCTCGAAGTTGCGGATGTCATCACAACTGTTCACTCTGATCTCCGTATCTTTGCT GAGAAAAATACAGTGATGTTTGACAAAGTTTTGCTGGACGCTCCATGTTCTGGGTTGGGAGTTCTCTCAAAG AGAGCTGATTTGCGTTGGAATAGGAGGTCCGAGGACATGGAACAACTTAAAAACTTACAGGATGAACTTCTCAATTCAGCTTCAAC ATTGACTAAGCTAGGGGGAATACTAGTATACAGTACTTGTTCTATTGAtcctgaagaaaatgaagaatga